A segment of the Pedobacter faecalis genome:
CATCAATTGTTTTCAAATCGGTGCTATGGCTACCATTTATTAGGATTTTATCATAGTAAACGTCACTGACATCCATCGCCAGCATCCGCTTCCACTCGTTTTTTACCTTTACCCCTAATTTTCCCTCCTTAATAGCTTCAACATATGATTGTGTTGCGCCTTTCTTAATGGCCGCCCAATCATTTGCATTGTGTAGCATACGGTTGATATTATCGGGGTTAAGATTTGTCCACTCACTTAATATAATTGGAACGGTCGGCAAATCGTCAATTCCTTTTCTGAATGTCTTATCATCGCTTCTTTTCTTCATGATAAAACTTCCGTACATGCCAATCTGCTCCTGCAATCCTGAGTGGGAATGGTACCAGTGCGTACCATGCTGGATAATCGGAAAACGGTAGGTGTAGGTTGTGCCCGGTGCGATGGGTTTTTGTGTAAGCCAGGGCACACCGTCTTCTTTATTGGGCAGGAACACACCATGCCAGTGAAGTGATGTGCTTTCTTTCAATTGGTTGTGCACCACTATTTCGGCAGTGTCGCCCTCGGTAAAGGTAAGGGTGGGCATGGGGATTTGCCCGTTTACGGCAATTGCCCTTTTTTGCTTACCTGCATAGTTGACAAGCGTATCTTTTACATACAGCTCGTAATGCACCACTCTCTGTGCAAACAGCGTTTGCGTGCAAAGCAGTATCAGCACTGTTTGCAAAATTCTTATAGGTATTTTATTATATCTGTTCATGATTTGAAAAATTTTATTTAATGCTGTCTTCCATTGTGCTAAACCACGCTATCAAAACCTGCTTATCCTCCGGTGACAATACTGCATTGCGATGAATTAGTGTGTATGATGACAACGGCATTTCCCCGTCCTTAACCTGCCCGGCCATAGCCCTGAACTTGTTTCGCTGCCTGCGGACAGAATAGTCGCCAAATTCGCTAAAGTTGAGTTCCTCTTTCCCCTTTTTTATATGCTCTGCCATGTACCATGCGCCGGGCTGGATACGGCTGTACCACGGATAATGGGTATTGTTGCTATGGCAGTCATAACAGGACTGAACAAGGATAGCCTTTACATTTTGGGGTACGGCGTACACCCTTTCGATATGGGTGGCTGGCACTTCAACCGCCTGGTTCCGTAAGGGCTGAAAGAACTGTATGGCAATCAGGACGACAGCCAGCCCCAATATGATTTTCTTCTTTATGGTCATAATTATTTTATTGTGGCTTCATCTTTTTGTGTCTACTGTTTTTTCACATACTTGGCATAATTCTCCTTGTTTTCAAAATAAGAAACTTCACCGTCATTTCCTGTCACAGCAATCACCGCATTAGCTTTGTCTACCTGCTTATGGGAATAGGGGTCTATCGCCATCCGCACGGTCGCATCTTTTGGAATACGTTCCTTACACATTTCGCAACATCCGTAATAGGTTTTACCGTCAAATTTTACTTCAAACTGCTTTTTGCCGATATAGGCATCGTTGACCATGCAGACTTCATCCGATGGAACCAATTCACCTATTTGGGTAGTATGTCCGTTGCTTTCCGGAGTTGCCTGCGAATGCTGCTGTTCCGCTTCATCCTTATTTGACCCCGCCTGACCGCAAGCGGTGAATAGCAGGGTTAATAAGGAAATAAAGCCAATTATTATTTTGTTCATGTCCAAACTTGTTTTTTTAAATTTTATTATTTACTATCTTCAAACTCTTTTAGCTTGCGCTTCATTAGTTGAATTTCTTCCGCTTGGGTTTTAAGTATATTTTTTTGCAGCTCTATCAGTTCCGGGTCGGTCAGGTGTGCCTTTTCGGACATCAATATGGCTGCTGCGTGATGGGGTATCATACCCTTTGCAAACTGCTTGTCCCCGATATTGATTTGTTCCCTGATACCAAACCATGAAAAGATGCCAACAGCAACCGAGATGATGGCTATCGCCCAATTCATCTTCCTGTTGGGGTACATTACTTTCATTATCGCTAATTCGATAAGCAGCATTGCCGAGGTCATCAGCAGGGTCATGTACAAATTGTTGATATTGGGTATCAGGTTCTGCCACCCGTCAATCATGGCGTACATGATAAAATACATCACTGCGAACATTGCGACAGCCATCACCGCAAAGCGTTTGTACATGGCAGAAGCATGTTTTGTATTGTGCGTGCCATGCTCCGAGGAATGACCCGCATGGTGACTGTTTTGCATATTTTCCATAACCCTGAATTTTATTTGCTGTTAATTGTTTTTTCCACCTTACCGCAGGTCAGCATTTTAGAGCCGTAGTAAGGGTTTTTGATTTCCTTGTTTTCGCTAAACCAAACAGCACCCTTACCGTCATTGAACATCGGGCAATGGTCTTGATACAATGTTTGCGATGTACCGAACAAATCAATTAGGTCTTTCAAATCTTCGCCAAGCGAGGCTAAATGTTCCCGCTGGTGGTGAATGTTGCCAACATTTTCCCCGATATGTTCTGCGTGTTCTTTAGCATCGTCCGCTATGTCCATGTACTTTTTGTGCTTATCAGCAGGAACGGCTTTCATGTCCACTTTATTCAGGGTAGCTAACAGCTTTTTCCCTGAACTGGCGGCAGCTTTGTCATCGTCCGAAACAAGGGCGTTCTTTAAGGACAGATAATCGGTAACTATGGGCGCAATAGAAAAGTTTTTTGCTTCTTCTTTTCCTGTTGCTTTTGCTTCCTGACCGCTCGGAGTTTCACTCACAACGGGCGCAGCTACCGTATCATCCTCTTTTGGTTGGGAAGCTGACTGTTCTTGTGATACAACAGCAGTATCACTTGAAGACTGCTCGTTTTTGTTGGATGCCTGATTGCATGATACTGTTACAAATGCCATGATAACAGCAATGATTGATAATGTTAGATTTTTCATTTTTATTTATTTTTTGATTTTTAAAAAACTTGCGTTAATAGCCACTACAATGGTGCTTACACTCATCAGCACAGCACCCATAGCGGGACTTAAAACAAAATTCGGATAGAGTACGCCTGCCGCAAGCGGTATTGCCACCACGTTGTAGCCAACCGCCCATATCAGGTTCTGTAGCATCTTTTTGTAGGTAAGTTTGCCGAAGTCAATCAGTTTGACCACATCCCTCGGGTCGCTGTCTACCAATATGATATCCGCTGTTTCGGCAGCCACATCCGTACCGGAACCCACGGCAATGCCCACATCTGCCTGTGCCAGTGCCGGGGCATCGTTCACACCGTCACCTGTCATGGCAACCACTTCACCTTTGTCCTGAAACTCCTTTACTTTTTCCTGCTTGTTGTGCGGAAGCACATTAGCCAAATACCCGTCCATACCCAATTTTCCGGCTACGGCAGCAGCAATCCTGTCGTTGTCCCCGGTGAGCAGAAAGGACTTGATGCCCATTTTTTTGAGTTCCTCAATCGCCTGTGCCGAACCCTCACGGATGCTGTCTGCCAAAGTAATGATGCCGATTACCCGGTCATCAATGAGGACAAAGTTGACCGTTTCGGCTTCCTGATTGATTTCGTTTGGAATTTCCGGCAGGGAAAGGTGGTTTTCGGTGAAATAATTCGGGCCGCCAGCTACGATATTTTTGCCGTTCACGACACCTTTAACGCCTATGCCCTGCATATAGCTAAAGTTTTCAGATTTCCATAAGGCAAGGCTTTTTTCTTTCAATGTAGCCATAATGCCTTTGGCGACATGGTGTTCCGAATTTTGCTGTACTGCGGCAGCATACTGGATAACCTCATCGGCATTATATTCATCCGTTAACGGTATAACCTTTTCTACGGCATGGGAACCTTTGGTGAGCGTTCCGGTCTTATCAAAAATGACGGTGGAAAGTTTGCGGGTGGTTTCAAATGCCGTACGGTTGCGGATGAGCAGGCCATTGGTCGCCGAAAGCGTTGTGGAAATGGCGACCACCAACGGGATAGCCACGCCCAATGCGTGGGGGCAGGCAGTTACCATCACCGTCACCATTCTTTCAAGCGCAAAGGCAATATCTCCACTGCTTGCATACCAATAGGCAAATGTGCCTATGCCTACGGCAATGGCAATAAAGGTGAGCCATTTGGCAACTTTGTCCGCAAGGTTTTGCGTATTGGACTTAGTAGCCTGTGCCTCCTGTACAAGATTGATAACCCGGTTCAGGTAGCTGTCTTTTCCAACGGCTGTTACCTCAACTTTCAGCGCACCATCGCCATTGATCGAACCTGCAATGACCTTTCCGTCTTTTTCCTTTTTTACGGGAACACTTTCACCAGTAAGCATACTTTCGTTGATATACGAAAGCCCCTCCAGTACCAATCCATCGGCTGGAATTTTTTCACCCGGTTTTATGATAGCCGTTTCACCACTTTGCAGGTCTTCGAGCTTTATCTTTACGGCTTCTCCGCCACGTTCCACGGTAACATCGTTGGGCAGCAAAGCCACCAATGACTGTAATGCCCGTGAAGCAGCCATTTGGGAACGCATTTCCAGCCAATGCCCTAATAGCATGATGTCAATTAGGGTTGCCAGTTCCCAAAAGAAGTCCATACCCTGCAAGCCAAAAACAACGGCTACGGAATAGACATAGGCTACGGATATGGCGATAGCAACAAGGGTCATCATCCCTATGGCTTTGGCTTTCACCTCGCCAATCATTCCCTTTAGGAATGGTAAGCCTCCATAGCAATAAATCACCGTACCCAATGCCAGCAGCACATATTTATCGCCATTGAAAGCAAGGGAGAAACCCAACCATTGCTGTATCATGTGCGACAGGAGCAGGATAGGGATTGTAATGACAAGGCTTATCCAAAAACGTGTGAGGAAATCGCCTGTATGATGCCCCTCATGTTTATTAAAGTTTTCGTCAGCATGGCCATGTTGAGAATGCCCGGAATGCCCATGTCCTGATGTGTGTTCATGAGAAGCTGACGCACCGCCAACGGGCATCAATTGCATGCTACAGAGTGGGCATTTGCCCGGTTCGTCTTTTAGCACCTGCGGGTGCATAGGACACGTATATTTATTCATAACAAGGAGTTTTAAGTTATGTTGCACTTATTTTTTTTGCCATCTCATGGGTCATTTCTTCGGCATAAGTACCATAGGCATTAACAAGTAGCCCTTTATCCTTACCGTCATAGGATAATATGACATAAATCACGGCATTGTTATCTGGACTGCTGTCGAGGCTTTCAAACCTATGAGTTTCCGTAACCGTAAAATCCTCCGGTTTTAGTTTCAGGCTCCTTGACGCACAGTACAGGCAGTCTGGCAACAGACTAAAGTCCATACTGTACCCACGCTGTCTTAGGTCTTTAAGCGCCTGCACCATGTCATTGTCCTGTACCATAGCTTTCAGACCTGTTATTTAATGGTTTCGACCGTACTGCCGCAGGTAAGCATCTGTGAGCCGTAATATGGATTTTTAACGACATTCTCTTTACTTAGCCAATTGGCTCCCTTACCTCCATTGTACATAGGGCAGTGCTGGTAATAAACGGGGGTGTCCTGTTTAGAAACTTTGGCCAGTGTGTAGATGCTTCCCGAAAGTGCCGCAAAAGCACTTCTTTGTTTTGCAACGTCTTTTGATTTTGAAATGCTTTCCGCATTGGCCGTCAAGTCCTGCATCACTTTCATCCAAGCCGTATGTTCCTCTGCCGATAGCTTGTTCATATCGACTGCTTTAAGGGATGCGGCCAATTCAGCGGCTTTGGCAGATGCGGTCGCCGCATCGGTTTTTATCAAAGCGTCTTTCACTGAAAAGTAGTTGTCAAATACAGCTTTTAGCTGTGATTGGTTTTGGGCTGCATCTTTGTTAGCGGATGCTGCCATTTGGCCATGGTCGTGATTGCCATGTCCGGCATTCATGTCCATTCCCGCCTCTTTGTTTTTGGCAACCGTCTTCACGGGTCTATCATACTGGCAGCAACCAGCCAGTTTAGCATATACGTCATCCGGCGCACGGAACTTCTCACTGTCATAACCAGCCAAAGCAATACGTTTCAGGATTTCATCCTGATTTGTTTTGTCGCCGTCATAGGTGAGCGTAGCCATCTTGGTATCTTTGTTCCAGTCCACGCTGGCTACCTTTTTTACGTTACCTGCTTTTTCGATGGTGGTTTTGCACATACCACAATTGCCGTAAATCTTTACGGTTTCTGTTTTCGCATTCTTGATTTGTGCGAAGCCGTTTATTGATGATAGTAACACGGCGATTACCATCACTATTTTTGATAATGATTTCATAATAATTACATTTTGAGAAACGGGGGATTGATAAACCCGTTTCTGTTTTAAATTTTAAGTAAATGATACAAATAGGGGATTTGCAAAAGCCGGAACAGCTTCTGACAGGACACACCTATGGCTATCAGACCATAGTTTTAGCTTATTTTAGGCGGTAGCCAAATGGAGAAAAAGCCCGAAGAATAGTAGGCTTCTTTGAAACCGAATTTTTGCTTTTTAGCTGCTGCTAAGTGATTTTTTGCCTTTAATTCGATTATGGTTGGGACATTTAGGGAAGTGGTTGAAGCACCGCACCTGCAAGAGCTGTGTGAACAGCCGCCCCCGCATTTGTCACTTTTGCATTTTTTACAGGATTTGCCCTTGCAACCTTTTTTATGTTCTGATTTTTTGGATTTCTCCTTTGAGCAGGAAGACTGCTCGGTCTTTGTTGAATTTTTGGAACAGGCATAGCTCTGACTTGGCATCATAAAGAAAACCAAACAGAACAATGTCAAAATGCCTATATGTATTCTATAACTTTTCAACGCAACAAAGTTACAAATTAGATTGGTTTTTTATATCGTTTTACGTTTTTTTTTGCTATATGGACAAAAAAATGCCATATACGCAATAACCTATCGCCTTTTTTCAGAATTGATAAAATGCCCTTTTTCAGCAACCCAACCTCATAGAAAATTCGGTCGGAAAAAGGGCATTTCAAAAAGTTGTTGGCTTAGGCGTCCAAAGGTTCAATTTTGAAGCCTGCCTTTTGCACGGTCGATATTACTTCCTGCTCGGTAATGCCCTCGGACTTCACTGTAAGTACCTTGTCCTTGTTGGCAGTGTCCACTTCCCAATGGCAGATACCCTCTGCCTTGTCCAAGTGCGGTTTTACAGATGCGATACAACCTCCGCAATTGATGTTCGTCTTGAATTGAAATTGTTTATTTTCCATTGTTAATAAATTTTAGAGTTATCTGATAATGCAAATTTCCGTACTATTCAGTTCAGTATTGTTGTGTAATTTCTTGTTTGATTTGTGAGATTTACTGTTTTATTTCTTCCACTTCAACCGCAGGCTGTTACTGACCACGCTCACGCTGCTCAATGCCATTGCCGCACCCGCAATCATCGGGTTGAGCAGGAAGCCGTTAACAGGGTAAAGGATACCTGCCGCTACCGGAATGCCGATTACGTTGTAGATAAACGCCCAGAACAGGTTTTGCTTGATGGTGGCTACGGTCTGTTTGGACAAACGTATTGCCTGCGGTATTTTGGTCAGGTCGGATGAAATGATGGTCATCTTGGCTACGTCCATTGCGATGTCGCTGCCTTTGCCCATTGCGATACTTACATCGGCTGTTGCCAATGCGGTGCTGTCGTTGATACCATCGCCCACCATTGCCACTACCTTTCCTTTACTTTGCAGTTCTTTCACAAAGTCGGCTTTGTGCTGTGGCAAAACTTCGGCTTTGTAATGCTTGATGCCTGTCTGCTCCGCAATGGCTTTAGCGGTAGCTTCATTATCTCCGGTCAGCATATACAGGTCAATGCCCATATCCTGCATTTCCCAGATAGCCTGCACCGATGTTTCCTTAATCTTATCGGCGATAGCAATTACAGCAAGAGCCTGTTTGCTGTTTGCAAACCAAATAACGGTTTTGGACTGTTTGCCCCATTCTTCGGCCTGGTCTTGTAATTCGCTGGCAATGGCAATGTTGTTTTCTGCCAATAGCTTTTTGTTGCCTACATAATAGGTTTCGTTGTCATGGTCTGCTTTTGCGCCTTTGCCCGTAATGCTGTCGAACATGGATAAAGAGGTGGCCGCTACATCGTCAAGATGCTTCACTACGGCTTCTGCCAATGGATGCTCGGATTGCTTTTCGATGCTCAAAAGGACTTCTTTTGCGGTGACCTCATGGTTCAGCCATTTAATGCCCGTTACCTGTGGTCTTCCCTCGGTGATGGTTCCGGTTTTGTCCAAAACGATGACATTTACTTTTTTGGCCAGTTCCAAACTTTCGGCATCCTTTATCAAAATGCCATTTTCAGCACCTTTACCAACGCCTACCATAATAGCGGTGGGTGTCGCTAAGCCTAAAGCACAGGGGCAGGCAATGACCAATACCGTAACGGCTGCCAGCAGACCTTGAACAACCCCGTTTTCGCCTCCCAAAATCAACCATAGTGTAAATGTCAGGATGGCAATACCTATCACTGTGGGAACAAAGATGCCCGCAATCCTATCGACCAGTTTCTGTACGGGTGCTTTGCTTCCCTGTGCATCCTGCACCATTTTGATGATGTGGGCAAGCATGGTTTCTTTGCTCACTTTTACCGCCCTGAACCGGAAGCTGCCTTTTTGGTTAATCGTTCCTGCAAATACTTTTTCTTTTTCTTTTTTCAATACAGGTACAGGCTCACCGCTTAACATGCTTTCGTCCACATACGAATTGCCCGATATGACCATACCGTCTACCGCAATCTTTTCACCGGGCTTTACGAGTATCACATCACTTGCGCTTACGTCTTCGATAGCGGTCTGCTTTTCCGTTCCGTCCGCCTGTACCACGATGACCGTTTTCGGCTGCAAGCCCATCAGTTTCTTAATGGCTGAAGAGGTGTTGCCTTTG
Coding sequences within it:
- a CDS encoding heme-binding domain-containing protein, which produces MTIKKKIILGLAVVLIAIQFFQPLRNQAVEVPATHIERVYAVPQNVKAILVQSCYDCHSNNTHYPWYSRIQPGAWYMAEHIKKGKEELNFSEFGDYSVRRQRNKFRAMAGQVKDGEMPLSSYTLIHRNAVLSPEDKQVLIAWFSTMEDSIK
- a CDS encoding DUF305 domain-containing protein translates to MENMQNSHHAGHSSEHGTHNTKHASAMYKRFAVMAVAMFAVMYFIMYAMIDGWQNLIPNINNLYMTLLMTSAMLLIELAIMKVMYPNRKMNWAIAIISVAVGIFSWFGIREQINIGDKQFAKGMIPHHAAAILMSEKAHLTDPELIELQKNILKTQAEEIQLMKRKLKEFEDSK
- a CDS encoding DUF3347 domain-containing protein, with protein sequence MKNLTLSIIAVIMAFVTVSCNQASNKNEQSSSDTAVVSQEQSASQPKEDDTVAAPVVSETPSGQEAKATGKEEAKNFSIAPIVTDYLSLKNALVSDDDKAAASSGKKLLATLNKVDMKAVPADKHKKYMDIADDAKEHAEHIGENVGNIHHQREHLASLGEDLKDLIDLFGTSQTLYQDHCPMFNDGKGAVWFSENKEIKNPYYGSKMLTCGKVEKTINSK
- a CDS encoding heavy metal translocating P-type ATPase yields the protein MNKYTCPMHPQVLKDEPGKCPLCSMQLMPVGGASASHEHTSGHGHSGHSQHGHADENFNKHEGHHTGDFLTRFWISLVITIPILLLSHMIQQWLGFSLAFNGDKYVLLALGTVIYCYGGLPFLKGMIGEVKAKAIGMMTLVAIAISVAYVYSVAVVFGLQGMDFFWELATLIDIMLLGHWLEMRSQMAASRALQSLVALLPNDVTVERGGEAVKIKLEDLQSGETAIIKPGEKIPADGLVLEGLSYINESMLTGESVPVKKEKDGKVIAGSINGDGALKVEVTAVGKDSYLNRVINLVQEAQATKSNTQNLADKVAKWLTFIAIAVGIGTFAYWYASSGDIAFALERMVTVMVTACPHALGVAIPLVVAISTTLSATNGLLIRNRTAFETTRKLSTVIFDKTGTLTKGSHAVEKVIPLTDEYNADEVIQYAAAVQQNSEHHVAKGIMATLKEKSLALWKSENFSYMQGIGVKGVVNGKNIVAGGPNYFTENHLSLPEIPNEINQEAETVNFVLIDDRVIGIITLADSIREGSAQAIEELKKMGIKSFLLTGDNDRIAAAVAGKLGMDGYLANVLPHNKQEKVKEFQDKGEVVAMTGDGVNDAPALAQADVGIAVGSGTDVAAETADIILVDSDPRDVVKLIDFGKLTYKKMLQNLIWAVGYNVVAIPLAAGVLYPNFVLSPAMGAVLMSVSTIVVAINASFLKIKK
- a CDS encoding phosphoribosylpyrophosphate synthetase produces the protein MVQDNDMVQALKDLRQRGYSMDFSLLPDCLYCASRSLKLKPEDFTVTETHRFESLDSSPDNNAVIYVILSYDGKDKGLLVNAYGTYAEEMTHEMAKKISAT
- a CDS encoding DUF3347 domain-containing protein is translated as MKSLSKIVMVIAVLLSSINGFAQIKNAKTETVKIYGNCGMCKTTIEKAGNVKKVASVDWNKDTKMATLTYDGDKTNQDEILKRIALAGYDSEKFRAPDDVYAKLAGCCQYDRPVKTVAKNKEAGMDMNAGHGNHDHGQMAASANKDAAQNQSQLKAVFDNYFSVKDALIKTDAATASAKAAELAASLKAVDMNKLSAEEHTAWMKVMQDLTANAESISKSKDVAKQRSAFAALSGSIYTLAKVSKQDTPVYYQHCPMYNGGKGANWLSKENVVKNPYYGSQMLTCGSTVETIK
- a CDS encoding heavy-metal-associated domain-containing protein — translated: MENKQFQFKTNINCGGCIASVKPHLDKAEGICHWEVDTANKDKVLTVKSEGITEQEVISTVQKAGFKIEPLDA
- a CDS encoding heavy metal translocating P-type ATPase, with the protein product MATNRENIYIPLEDVESEHCALIVEKGLAQVKGVETHKVELNNRRAAITVDSNETVGEAVKAIKDLGYGIPTVKSAFPVLGMTCASCAGSAESIVKYQPGVVNASVNFATGNLTVEYLPNMTDAFTLQKAFQGVGYDLLIEDETKQQETLEAIHEKKFRTLKNKTIWAIILSLPVVVIGMFFMDMPYADPIMWLFSTPVVIWLGRDFFVNAWKQAKHRSANMDTLVALSTGIAYLFSVFNMLFADFWHQRGLHAHVYFEAAAVIIAFILLGKLLEERAKGNTSSAIKKLMGLQPKTVIVVQADGTEKQTAIEDVSASDVILVKPGEKIAVDGMVISGNSYVDESMLSGEPVPVLKKEKEKVFAGTINQKGSFRFRAVKVSKETMLAHIIKMVQDAQGSKAPVQKLVDRIAGIFVPTVIGIAILTFTLWLILGGENGVVQGLLAAVTVLVIACPCALGLATPTAIMVGVGKGAENGILIKDAESLELAKKVNVIVLDKTGTITEGRPQVTGIKWLNHEVTAKEVLLSIEKQSEHPLAEAVVKHLDDVAATSLSMFDSITGKGAKADHDNETYYVGNKKLLAENNIAIASELQDQAEEWGKQSKTVIWFANSKQALAVIAIADKIKETSVQAIWEMQDMGIDLYMLTGDNEATAKAIAEQTGIKHYKAEVLPQHKADFVKELQSKGKVVAMVGDGINDSTALATADVSIAMGKGSDIAMDVAKMTIISSDLTKIPQAIRLSKQTVATIKQNLFWAFIYNVIGIPVAAGILYPVNGFLLNPMIAGAAMALSSVSVVSNSLRLKWKK